In Fundulus heteroclitus isolate FHET01 chromosome 17, MU-UCD_Fhet_4.1, whole genome shotgun sequence, the following are encoded in one genomic region:
- the LOC105929812 gene encoding ATP-dependent DNA helicase Q1 isoform X2 — protein sequence MDAGVTDLQAELDSVDAELELVELQISELLDKQAQLTSRKSALLLRLEKGCDAGGQSSSKSPGPEPAMSKKELQRYDGTDFPWSKEVEEHLKNSFHLSKFRALQLRAINLTMAGKDVFLVMPTGRGKSLCFQLPAVCSNGFTLVITPLVSLMEDQIMYLKSIDVSAVMLNASSSKEHAKLVMAGMTDLNSPFKLLYVTPEKIAKSKLLMSRLEKAYKAKLLSRIAVDEVHCCSQWGHDFRPDYKLLGILKRQFPSVPLFGLTATATCSVLKDCEKILCVQQPVTITASFNRTNLYYEVRMKDSDDALMNDIASLIKGKYKDQSGIVYVFSQKEAETVSSELKKRDISAYPYHSNMDPEDKSQVHRKWTSNKIQVVVATVAFGMGIDKPDVRFVIHHTISKSIENYYQESGRAGRDDLPADCIVYFGFADIFRISTMVVMENVGHQKLLQMVAYCHNVDRCRRSLMAVHFDEVWDNEGCNQMCDTCRSAKDYGSVDITQHARQVVMIVEQAGSMDEKVTPLKLVETWLGRGPAKLRKMIQTTTALSRRQAEAVIVSLLLQGYLREDYSFTPYATYFYMKLGRKAPLLKKDTHTITMNMWTAGDGPSAVKAETGKGKSKEGKRSVQSSGDSRVSKKAKKDLC from the exons ATGGATGCTGGTGTTACAG ATCTGCAGGCCGAGCTGGACTCGGTGGATGCCGAGCTGGAGCTGGTGGAGCTTCAGATTTCCGAGCTGCTGGACAAGCAGGCCCAGCTGACTTCCCGGAAGAGCgcgctgctgctgcggctggaGAAGGGCTGCGACGCTGGCGGACAGTCATCCTCAAAGTCCCCGGGCCCTGAGCCAGCCATGAGCAAGAAGGAGCTGCAGCGTTACGACGGCACAG ATTTTCCCTGGTCCAAGGAGGTGGAAGAGCATCTGAAGAACTCCTTTCATCTCTCCAAGTTCAGAGCCCTGCAGCTTAGAGCCATCAATCTAACCATGGCAGGGAAGGATGTGTTTCTGGTCATGCCAACAGGAAGAGGGAAAAGTCTCTGCTTCCAGCTGCCTGCAGTTTGCTCCAACG GTTTCACATTGGTTATCACACCACTTGTGTCTCTGATGGAGGATCAGATCATGTACCTGAAGTCGATTGACGTTTCAGCGGTCATGCTGAATGCCTCGAGCAGTAAG GAGCATGCCAAGCTTGTGATGGCTGGAATGACAGATCTGAACTCCCCTTTCAAGCTGCTCTATGTAACTCCAGAGAAAATTGCCAAAAGCAAGCTGCTGATGTCTCGCCTGGAGAAAGCCTACAAAGCAAAGCTGCTGAGTCGTATCGCTGTGGACGAGGTGCACTGCTGTAGCCAGTGGGGACATGACTTCAGACCAG ATTATAAACTCCTGGGCATCCTGAAGAGACAGTTTCCCTCGGTGCCGCTCTTCGGCCTCACGGCCACGGCAACGTGCAGCGTCCTCAAAGACTGCGAGAAGATCCTGTGTGTGCAGCAGCCGGTCACGATCACCGCCTCTTTCAATCGGACTAATCTCTATTATGAG gtTCGCATGAAAGACTCTGACGATGCTTTAATGAATGACATTGCCTCTCTGATTAAAGGGAAGTACAAGGACCAGTCAG GCATTGTGTACGTGTTCTCCCAGAAGGAGGCCGAGACGGTATCCTCTGAACTAAAGAAAAGAGACATCTCAGCATATCCCTATCACAGCAACATGGACCCGGAGGACAAGTCCCAGGTTCACCGCAAATGGACCTCTAACAAAATCCAG GTTGTGGTCGCCACTGTGGCGTTTGGCATGGGCATTGATAAACCAGATGTCCGCTTTGTTATCCACCACACCATCAGCAAGTCCATCGAGAACTACTACCAGGAGAGCGGCCGTGCAG GTCGGGATGATCTTCCAGCGGACTGCATCGTCTATTTTGGCTTTGCTGATATCTTCCGGATCAGCACCATGGTGGTCATGGAGAATGTTGGCCACCAGAAGCTGCTGCAGATGGTTGCCTACTGCCACAACGTCGATAG GTGTCGGCGCTCTCTCATGGCCGTACACTTTGACGAGGTGTGGGACAATGAGGGGTGTAACCAAATGTGTGACACATGCCGCAGTGCAAAAG ACTACGGCAGCGTTGACATAACTCAGCATGCGAGACAAGTGGTGATGATTGTTGAGCAAGCGGGGTCCATGGATGAAAAGGTGACTCCGctgaagctggtggagacatgGTTGGGGAGGGGCCCCGCCAAGCTCAGGAAGATGATCCAGACCACTACTGCTCTGTCTCGACGGCAGGCTGAAGCTGTCATCGTCTCCTTGCTTCTTCAGGGATACCTCAG AGAGGATTACAGCTTCACTCCGTATGCCACCTACTTCTATATGAAGCTGGGCCGCAAAGCTCCTCTGCTGAAGAAGGACACTCACACAATCACCATGAACATGTGGACAGCTGGAGACGGACCTTCTGCG